A genomic segment from Bdellovibrio sp. ArHS encodes:
- a CDS encoding ATP-binding protein: MTLRSPKFRLLFVLSIGLVVILAAVKLFLAEPKLRQPLQAGMTLASSGGRVQIEISDLIFEPGEFETRAQLSRFYERQDEIRRVVLAGSLSPELGLSARSFEDMTFLFWIPVLVGLGALGISGWIWALKPKDPAIRLFALSGFSTFISAVPSAVYTTREVPMASAMFKMLQALNVWGASLFGIAMLSLFLIYPVKLRNWKQLALGQALFFVLWSLGFSLQIVPDFANVNLLIVILMLLIAVAVGVQFFATKGDPTGRASLLWLGLSVLLGAGGFVVFSTVPSLMGLKPLNQSYAFTFFLIIYLGLAAGLTRYRLFEVGQWAFRFLFYATAAVVLVLIDAALIYLGRLERLPALEVSLLLVVFLYLPLRDFMWRLFSKKDALKPSELLSEVLHIAFASSLEQRQQRWEVLLHRLFDPLEMKKTTKPVDQVSIGQDGLTLEIPSVARTPALILSYPWAGKSLFDKHSKKLAEQLLSLLRQAESNREAYDRGASEERRRMAQDLHDDVGARLLSGLQTSDENVRSTIQGALSEIRAIVSGILGERISLSHLLADIRYETHRRLTAVNIRLEWSLQEDSSEEKLLDYREQKTLRSAFREIVTNVIRHSEATTFSVEVVKLNGMLNFSLKDDGRGIPESVELSSAGYGLKNMHRRMSDIQGVFHYQSSSMGTIIYLRLPYDV, encoded by the coding sequence ATGACGTTGAGATCTCCCAAGTTTCGTCTGTTATTTGTATTAAGCATCGGTCTTGTCGTGATCTTGGCGGCGGTTAAACTCTTTTTGGCCGAGCCTAAACTTCGTCAGCCTTTACAGGCGGGCATGACGTTAGCCTCTTCCGGGGGGCGCGTCCAAATCGAAATTTCTGATTTGATTTTTGAGCCCGGTGAGTTTGAAACCCGTGCCCAATTAAGCCGGTTTTATGAAAGACAGGATGAGATTCGTCGGGTTGTGTTGGCGGGCTCGCTTTCGCCGGAGCTGGGGCTTTCCGCACGAAGCTTCGAAGATATGACATTTCTATTCTGGATTCCTGTCTTGGTGGGCTTGGGAGCTTTGGGAATTTCAGGATGGATTTGGGCTTTGAAACCCAAGGACCCCGCGATTCGACTTTTTGCGCTGAGCGGTTTTTCAACCTTCATCTCAGCGGTCCCTTCAGCCGTGTACACTACTCGAGAAGTGCCCATGGCCTCGGCTATGTTCAAAATGCTGCAAGCTCTGAACGTCTGGGGCGCCTCTTTGTTTGGGATCGCCATGCTGTCGCTGTTTCTGATTTATCCCGTGAAACTGCGGAACTGGAAGCAACTGGCATTGGGGCAAGCCCTGTTTTTTGTTCTCTGGTCTTTGGGCTTTTCACTTCAGATAGTTCCCGATTTTGCCAATGTGAATTTGCTGATCGTGATTCTGATGCTGTTGATTGCCGTGGCTGTTGGCGTACAGTTCTTCGCCACCAAAGGCGATCCGACGGGCCGGGCGTCTTTATTGTGGTTAGGTCTTTCCGTTCTTTTGGGGGCTGGTGGGTTCGTCGTGTTCAGTACGGTGCCTTCGCTGATGGGGCTGAAGCCTTTGAATCAAAGCTACGCCTTCACCTTCTTTTTGATCATCTATCTGGGGTTGGCGGCAGGGCTGACGCGTTATCGATTGTTTGAAGTGGGCCAATGGGCTTTTCGCTTTCTTTTTTATGCGACAGCCGCCGTGGTTTTGGTTTTGATCGACGCGGCTTTGATTTATCTGGGGCGTTTAGAGCGACTGCCGGCATTGGAAGTGTCCTTGTTGTTGGTGGTTTTTCTTTATCTGCCTTTGCGCGATTTTATGTGGCGTCTGTTTTCCAAAAAAGACGCGCTGAAACCTTCCGAACTTCTTTCTGAGGTTTTACATATTGCCTTTGCCTCTTCGCTTGAGCAAAGACAGCAGCGTTGGGAAGTTCTTTTGCATCGTCTCTTTGATCCTCTAGAGATGAAAAAGACGACAAAACCCGTTGATCAAGTAAGTATTGGTCAGGACGGTTTGACCTTGGAAATCCCTTCTGTCGCTCGGACTCCGGCGTTGATTCTTTCTTATCCGTGGGCAGGCAAAAGTCTTTTTGACAAACACTCCAAGAAATTGGCAGAGCAGCTTCTGTCACTTTTGCGGCAGGCTGAATCCAACAGGGAAGCCTACGATCGGGGGGCCTCTGAAGAGCGTCGTCGGATGGCTCAAGACCTGCACGACGACGTCGGGGCTCGTTTGCTTTCCGGCTTGCAAACCTCTGACGAAAACGTGCGCTCCACCATCCAAGGAGCGTTGTCAGAAATCCGTGCGATCGTCAGCGGCATTCTGGGTGAGCGCATTTCCCTTTCGCATTTGCTGGCGGATATTCGTTATGAAACTCATCGTCGATTGACCGCGGTGAATATTCGTCTGGAGTGGTCTTTACAAGAGGATTCTTCCGAGGAAAAACTTTTGGATTATCGAGAACAGAAAACTCTGCGCTCGGCCTTTCGTGAAATTGTCACGAACGTGATCCGTCATTCTGAAGCCACGACTTTTTCTGTGGAGGTCGTCAAATTGAATGGGATGCTGAATTTTTCCTTGAAGGATGACGGTCGGGGCATTCCCGAATCCGTTGAGCTTTCTTCGGCGGGTTATGGACTCAAAAACATGCATCGCCGTATGAGTGATATTCAGGGGGTCTTTCATTATCAGTCGTCCTCGATGGGCACCATTATCTATCTTCGTCTTCCCTACGATGTCTAA
- a CDS encoding response regulator transcription factor produces the protein MDRTKLTNSKKTCLVIEDQPQMADFLSGVVNQAFPELEVRSHRNVKEFRAALENLLISENVCLELVLVDLGLPDGSGIEIIKEISEKQPQTKSIVISIYDDEAYLFDALAAGASGFILKSEEPAFMIDILKRINSNEPPLSPVVARRLLAYFQKQKIETPPETGLSARERETLTLLSRGMTVAEASQQMGLSSQTVAGYVKIVYQKLHVSNRVEAVREALRRNLI, from the coding sequence ATGGATAGGACGAAATTGACGAACTCTAAAAAAACATGTCTGGTAATTGAGGATCAACCGCAGATGGCGGATTTTCTTTCTGGTGTTGTCAATCAGGCCTTTCCTGAGCTCGAAGTTCGATCCCATCGAAATGTAAAAGAATTTCGGGCGGCTTTAGAGAATCTCTTAATATCTGAAAACGTCTGTTTGGAATTGGTTCTGGTGGATCTGGGGTTGCCTGACGGCTCTGGCATTGAAATCATCAAGGAAATTTCCGAAAAACAACCTCAGACAAAAAGTATCGTCATTTCAATTTATGATGATGAAGCTTACCTGTTTGATGCTCTGGCTGCGGGCGCTTCAGGATTCATTCTCAAATCTGAAGAGCCAGCTTTTATGATCGACATTCTTAAGCGGATCAATTCCAACGAACCGCCGTTGTCTCCAGTCGTGGCTCGTCGACTTTTGGCTTATTTCCAGAAGCAAAAGATCGAAACGCCCCCTGAAACAGGGTTGAGTGCCCGCGAGCGGGAAACACTCACGTTGCTTTCACGGGGAATGACAGTCGCTGAGGCATCCCAGCAAATGGGACTGAGCTCCCAAACTGTTGCTGGCTATGTCAAAATCGTTTATCAAAAACTTCACGTTTCCAATCGCGTGGAAGCCGTTAGAGAAGCTCTCCGCCGCAATCTTATCTAA
- the eno gene encoding phosphopyruvate hydratase produces MSEIVSVISREILDSRGNPTVEVEVTTAEGNIGRAAVPSGASTGAHEACELRDGDKNRYLGKGVYKAVDNIREKIAPEILGLQATEQVYIDKILRDIDGTENKSNLGANAILGVSLAVAKAAAADANLPLYRYVGGSQACRLPVPLMNVLNGGAHANNGLDIQEFMIVPTVNNSYAESLRAGAEIFHTLKKILAKKGLSTAVGDEGGFAPKLGSNQEALDLLMNAIVDAGYDPGQNVFLALDVASTEMFKDGKYEWQGGHITPAELLGIYKSWGEKYPLVSIEDGFAEDDWDSWVKATAEMGSTMQLIGDDLFVTNPKRLRMGLERKAGNALLVKVNQIGTLTETFEAVNLAQRNKYRTIMSHRSGETEDVTIADLAVALNCHQIKTGSLCRGERTAKYNQLLRIEEDLGGMGMYWDKSAFR; encoded by the coding sequence ATGTCTGAGATCGTCAGCGTCATCTCTCGTGAAATTTTAGATAGCCGTGGAAATCCCACAGTTGAAGTTGAAGTCACTACCGCCGAGGGCAATATCGGACGTGCCGCTGTACCATCGGGTGCATCGACGGGCGCGCATGAGGCTTGCGAGCTTCGCGACGGAGATAAAAATCGTTATCTTGGTAAAGGCGTTTACAAAGCCGTGGATAATATCCGCGAAAAAATCGCGCCAGAAATCCTAGGTCTGCAAGCGACCGAGCAGGTCTACATCGACAAAATCCTGCGTGATATTGACGGAACTGAAAATAAATCTAACTTGGGTGCTAACGCGATCCTAGGTGTGTCTTTGGCCGTGGCTAAAGCCGCGGCGGCGGATGCGAACTTGCCACTGTATCGTTACGTGGGTGGCTCTCAAGCGTGTCGTCTGCCAGTGCCCTTGATGAACGTTCTGAATGGGGGAGCACACGCCAACAACGGTTTGGACATTCAGGAATTCATGATTGTTCCTACAGTTAACAATTCTTATGCAGAATCACTTCGTGCGGGCGCTGAGATCTTCCACACCTTGAAAAAAATCTTGGCGAAGAAAGGTCTTTCTACAGCGGTCGGTGACGAAGGTGGATTTGCTCCGAAGTTAGGCTCAAATCAAGAGGCTTTGGATCTTTTGATGAATGCGATCGTCGATGCGGGTTATGATCCTGGACAGAACGTCTTCTTAGCGTTGGATGTTGCTTCCACGGAAATGTTCAAGGATGGCAAATACGAATGGCAAGGTGGGCACATCACACCAGCTGAGCTGTTGGGGATCTATAAATCTTGGGGTGAAAAGTATCCGCTTGTTTCTATCGAAGATGGCTTTGCGGAAGACGACTGGGATTCTTGGGTGAAGGCCACGGCCGAGATGGGTTCGACTATGCAGTTGATTGGTGACGATCTTTTCGTGACCAATCCGAAGCGTCTTCGTATGGGGCTTGAAAGAAAAGCCGGCAATGCCTTGTTGGTGAAAGTGAACCAAATCGGAACTTTGACCGAAACTTTCGAAGCTGTGAACCTGGCGCAAAGAAATAAATATCGCACAATTATGTCCCATCGTTCCGGTGAAACGGAAGATGTGACAATCGCTGATTTGGCGGTGGCTTTAAACTGCCATCAGATCAAAACCGGCAGCTTATGTCGTGGCGAACGTACAGCCAAATACAACCAGCTTCTGCGTATTGAAGAAGATTTGGGCGGCATGGGAATGTACTGGGATAAATCCGCGTTCCGATAA
- a CDS encoding AAA family ATPase, which produces MEVLYFYCAKNAEEGHWVKLGASFFLESGPEYDNFVPAKYNWPPSNVVQSTNVLLGENGRGKTTTLLRIFSSLSYGNELGAGCAILIKSGKNITLIKDREFKRDVRIQGAEPITVQLNSKDLRQEELENVLRELRVVIVDPVLRHGVPLHVDSLTSSEFHGSIDMRSQSLLVRANRAPFGELSYSEFYYRELERDLSFLASSEASVLNRFLDNQGKKEFPIPEKLYLNLNTNLFTELKRKFTYDSGGKPVSFDSPDYISFRNHESFVNHLELMGQTAKDFNVENLIEALYGAALASHLYSRLTNGLTHDEYFSLIEDIIKIQNRGPKFILEHIQKKWEGLLAVNVRSSLAQMERFAKVVRSEIRSDENGWYFSIRNNRALVAEMQSTYLNAFGIRSLVNFSWHEISGGETVLLKVFSRVYHAALEIRTEKKLVSTVILLLDEPDSNLHPEWERKLLKQLIKFCEEVFPGLKIQMLIATNKPFILSDLTIYNINILTPFPKADASSAFAPFCNRISAILANGFFLESDIGALSEEFLDRLQERDYHPTILDRKVIDEIGDNFLKQAVVEYLGDDQ; this is translated from the coding sequence ATGGAAGTATTGTATTTCTATTGTGCGAAAAATGCGGAAGAGGGTCATTGGGTTAAGCTGGGGGCGTCTTTCTTTTTAGAGTCCGGTCCCGAATACGACAACTTTGTTCCCGCAAAATACAACTGGCCCCCCTCTAATGTCGTGCAAAGTACAAATGTTCTTTTGGGGGAAAACGGAAGAGGCAAGACAACGACACTGCTTAGAATATTTTCTTCTTTGTCTTACGGAAATGAACTCGGCGCAGGGTGCGCGATTTTAATCAAGAGCGGTAAAAACATTACGCTGATCAAAGATCGTGAATTTAAAAGAGACGTACGTATTCAAGGGGCAGAGCCTATAACTGTTCAGCTAAACAGTAAGGATTTAAGACAAGAAGAGTTAGAGAATGTTCTGCGCGAGCTGCGAGTGGTGATTGTCGACCCTGTTCTACGTCATGGAGTTCCCCTGCATGTGGATTCCCTGACGAGTTCAGAATTTCACGGCAGTATTGATATGAGAAGCCAATCCTTGCTGGTCAGAGCAAACCGGGCCCCCTTCGGGGAATTGAGCTACAGCGAGTTTTACTACCGAGAGTTGGAAAGAGACTTGAGTTTTTTGGCGTCATCAGAAGCTTCTGTACTCAATAGATTTCTCGACAATCAGGGAAAAAAAGAATTTCCTATTCCTGAGAAGCTTTATTTAAATCTGAATACGAATCTCTTCACTGAGCTGAAAAGAAAATTTACTTACGACTCAGGAGGAAAGCCGGTCTCTTTTGACTCGCCCGACTATATTAGCTTTCGGAATCACGAGTCTTTTGTGAATCATCTGGAGTTGATGGGACAGACGGCGAAAGACTTTAATGTCGAAAACCTGATCGAGGCCCTCTATGGCGCGGCCCTGGCTTCACACTTGTATTCTCGTTTGACCAACGGACTTACACATGATGAGTACTTTTCCTTAATTGAAGATATCATCAAGATTCAAAATCGAGGCCCAAAATTCATCCTGGAGCACATTCAAAAAAAATGGGAGGGGCTTCTGGCGGTGAATGTCCGGAGTTCGCTGGCACAGATGGAAAGATTCGCCAAAGTTGTACGCAGTGAAATAAGGAGCGATGAAAATGGATGGTATTTTTCCATCCGCAATAATCGAGCGCTCGTTGCCGAAATGCAATCCACGTATTTGAATGCTTTCGGGATCAGAAGTCTGGTGAACTTCAGTTGGCATGAGATTTCAGGAGGGGAGACTGTACTTTTGAAAGTCTTCTCTCGTGTTTACCACGCGGCTTTAGAGATTCGAACAGAAAAGAAGCTTGTTTCCACAGTGATTCTGTTGCTCGATGAGCCGGACTCGAATCTGCATCCCGAATGGGAAAGAAAGCTATTAAAGCAACTAATCAAGTTCTGTGAAGAGGTGTTTCCGGGTTTGAAAATTCAGATGCTGATTGCGACGAATAAACCTTTTATTCTGAGCGACCTCACCATCTACAATATTAATATTCTCACGCCCTTCCCGAAAGCCGATGCATCTTCCGCGTTTGCTCCATTTTGTAATCGGATATCCGCGATTCTCGCCAACGGCTTTTTCCTGGAAAGTGACATCGGAGCTCTTTCCGAGGAGTTTTTGGATCGTCTGCAAGAACGAGATTATCACCCTACAATATTGGATAGAAAAGTAATAGACGAAATCGGCGACAATTTTTTGAAGCAGGCGGTGGTGGAATATCTGGGAGATGATCAATGA
- a CDS encoding catalase produces MSKTLTTSAGVPVSENQHSLTAGERGPVLMQDIHLIEKLAHFNRERIPERVVHAKGSGAYGTFTVTHDITRFTKAALFSKIGKKTSAFLRFSTVAGEKGSADTERDPRGFALKLYTEEGNWDIVGNNTPVFFERDPLKFPDFIHSQKRDPRTGYKNPLRMWDYWARAPEALHQITILFGDRGIPDGYRFMNGYGSHTFSFINTKNERVWVKFHFKSLQGIRNLSVEKATELAGADPDYAGRDLFEAIERQEFPRWALKVQIMTERRAEQTKFNPFDLTKIWPHKDFPLLDVGVLELNRNPENYFAEVEQAAFSPSNVPPGIGFSPDKMLQGRLFAYPDAQRYRLGVNFQHLPVNRAHSAVNTYHRDGSMRFDENGGLVDNYEPNGFSGPTQDKRHSEPPLPLSGAADRYDAHKENNDFTQAGNLYRLFSAEERDRLTRNIAGTMKGLPEELQRKNIAHFSKCDPEYGARILAHLGLTP; encoded by the coding sequence ATGAGTAAAACTCTTACCACATCCGCTGGCGTCCCCGTTTCTGAAAATCAACATTCACTGACGGCCGGAGAACGCGGTCCCGTTTTAATGCAAGACATTCATTTGATCGAAAAACTCGCACACTTCAATCGGGAAAGAATTCCTGAACGTGTGGTTCATGCCAAAGGCTCGGGGGCTTACGGCACCTTCACAGTCACTCATGATATCACCCGTTTTACCAAGGCAGCTTTATTTTCTAAAATCGGCAAAAAGACGTCAGCCTTTTTACGCTTTTCAACGGTGGCCGGTGAAAAAGGTTCTGCAGACACCGAACGCGATCCACGGGGATTCGCCTTAAAACTGTACACGGAAGAGGGCAACTGGGACATTGTCGGGAATAACACACCGGTCTTCTTTGAGCGAGATCCCTTAAAATTCCCCGACTTTATTCATTCACAAAAACGTGATCCTCGAACCGGATACAAAAACCCACTGCGCATGTGGGACTACTGGGCACGCGCGCCGGAAGCCCTTCATCAGATCACGATTCTTTTCGGTGACCGTGGTATTCCCGACGGCTATCGCTTCATGAACGGCTATGGCAGTCACACCTTCAGTTTCATCAACACCAAGAATGAAAGAGTCTGGGTAAAATTTCATTTCAAATCACTTCAAGGGATCAGAAATCTTTCTGTAGAAAAGGCGACAGAACTGGCTGGCGCCGATCCCGATTATGCGGGACGTGATCTTTTCGAAGCTATCGAACGCCAAGAATTTCCCCGCTGGGCGCTTAAAGTTCAAATCATGACCGAGCGACGAGCGGAACAGACCAAGTTCAATCCTTTTGATCTGACGAAGATCTGGCCTCATAAAGACTTCCCTTTGTTAGACGTCGGAGTCTTGGAGCTGAATCGCAATCCTGAAAATTATTTTGCTGAAGTTGAACAAGCGGCTTTTTCACCAAGCAACGTGCCACCGGGAATCGGCTTTTCACCAGACAAGATGCTGCAAGGACGATTGTTCGCCTATCCAGATGCGCAACGCTATCGTCTGGGCGTAAACTTTCAACACCTGCCAGTGAATCGCGCGCATTCGGCCGTGAATACTTATCATCGCGACGGCAGCATGCGGTTTGATGAGAACGGGGGACTTGTCGATAATTACGAGCCCAATGGATTCAGTGGACCAACCCAAGACAAGCGACACAGCGAACCCCCACTGCCTTTATCGGGTGCCGCCGATCGCTATGACGCGCACAAAGAAAACAACGATTTCACTCAGGCCGGAAATCTGTATCGACTTTTTTCCGCAGAAGAGCGGGATCGCCTGACTCGAAATATCGCAGGAACCATGAAGGGGCTACCCGAAGAGCTGCAAAGAAAAAATATTGCTCACTTCTCAAAATGTGATCCCGAATACGGAGCCCGCATTTTGGCCCACCTGGGGCTCACTCCATAG
- a CDS encoding ankyrin repeat domain-containing protein, with protein sequence MRKWEDYKATIQTEDPVFASIRQGELQTVLSYLTRHGDPNLTNQKGHSLLMLAAYSGHLSLVHLLLRHGANPNSRDNTGNTILMGVAFKGYEKIAQVLINAGADTFAKNKSGQTALMYAEAFGRTNLVPLFLEKTATSTAKSSSLRRLKAVFQLIQSSLTKGALHHE encoded by the coding sequence GTGAGAAAGTGGGAAGATTACAAGGCAACGATTCAAACGGAAGACCCGGTCTTCGCATCCATCCGCCAAGGCGAACTTCAGACCGTGCTTTCTTATCTAACTAGACATGGGGACCCTAACCTGACCAATCAGAAAGGCCATTCACTTTTAATGTTGGCCGCTTACAGTGGTCATTTATCTTTGGTTCATCTTCTTCTTCGCCATGGTGCCAATCCAAATTCGCGGGACAATACGGGAAATACGATCCTGATGGGGGTCGCCTTCAAAGGCTATGAAAAAATCGCACAGGTGCTGATCAATGCAGGGGCGGATACTTTCGCCAAAAACAAGAGTGGGCAAACCGCTTTAATGTATGCCGAAGCTTTTGGCCGCACGAATTTAGTTCCACTCTTTTTGGAAAAAACGGCGACAAGTACTGCAAAGTCATCATCCCTTCGCCGACTGAAGGCCGTTTTCCAATTGATTCAATCGTCACTCACTAAAGGAGCTCTTCACCATGAGTAA